In Cotesia glomerata isolate CgM1 linkage group LG3, MPM_Cglom_v2.3, whole genome shotgun sequence, one genomic interval encodes:
- the LOC123261511 gene encoding HEAT repeat-containing protein 5B isoform X4, with protein sequence MMELSHSLTLNEDALNQIPEAKRPVFVFEWLRFLDKVLVAAQKNDIKGCQQKLVEQLSRHMQSAPGPPTRRLIARCLATLFSVGDTFLLFDTVNKCNDILKNKDDSPSFLPTKLAAICCVGAMYEKLGRMMGRSYEETVQILIKSLRSAESQVRIEIMHTLEKVCAGMGSAIINVHKEISKVARSYLIDRSMAVRCSAAKCLLEMLNHAPFLYTNEIEAMATLCFRAFEGSNYEVRCSVAKLLGTLCAMTQLPAPKPKNPMTSQAKNSKSISLEEVLNLLMGGFPRGGVGFLKGTGEIIKGNSSVNKEIRVGVTHAYVIFVQILGGTWLERNIGVFVVHVLDLVANSKAANSHIDAVYCRKCINFILRGTVGKLLGEGAQAAACKEIAHIILKEMNSIDFNPENAKDFNQETLYSQHLLVCALQEIGNLILSLGTTASNLITDQSLCLIDTIMAVLVHPCLAARLAASWCLRCICVAVPSQITPLIDKCIDGIENMRSSPEAIAGYSSALAAVLGSVRLSPLGVPHTKGKIIFNTAEELLRCAAQNSRLSLNRTQAGWLLIGAIMTLGTAVVKGLLPRMLLLWRNVFPRSAKELESEKARGDEFTWHVTLEGRAGALSAMYSFLLHCPELVNDDIIRRLLTPIESALAMLINISPVIKNYSQLKVPSAMVRLRLYETLLLLPPQTFEGSYTHLLRMLVSEFTLAENSGNTTTSLLRIVCHASDSVILGTWLQETEHRTIEDQLQPNSAAGSGALEHNICSLYRPVSPNETIPGPLPLGVAVIDSSVSLFGQIFPRVANKHRLQMLDHFGECIKHAKSSRQEAIQMNVFTAVLSGLKGLNETKTGFGQEDVKKSATNLIVGTLVSNNSILRWAAGEAVGRMAQVISDPKYTAKLAQMSFDRLKSARDVVTRTGHSLALGCLHRYVGGMGSSQHLNTSVSILLALAQDNTSPVVQVWALHALALIADSGGPMFRGYVEPTLSLILMLLLNVSHSHIDVHQCIGKVLSALITTIGPELQGNTSSICTARQSFLCACAIMQDHQDPLVQAEATGCLQQLHLFAPRHVNLSSLVPTLCRTLSSNHLLLRKAAISCLRQLAQREAKEVCEHAMSLANESRDTNIVEGLTITETGLPGVLFSLLDIETDSGLIKDIHDILTSMLQMLAANNLSLWIALCKDVLTVASEASTCEEISIISNEDSLVGNDSADAEGDDDQAEFHADESKLRPSVSPRWPTRVFAAQCVRRIITTCINNNNKQAHFDLSVAKEFQQVKGRGDYLVLHLSDLVRMAFIAATSDCDPLRLEGLKTLQEIIEKFAKVPEPEFPGHLLLEQFQAQVGAALRPAFSPETPSHVTAAACEACSAWIGSGVARDLNDLRRVHQLLVSSLEKLRDGHTRPQLYNESLLTLERLAILKAWAEVYVVAMINNGSTPNIRNSSLRNISKTENTDNDDFGQFEFQNESLLSLVQPELLSLSQYWLAALRDHALLLLPPEFASQLPHEGGAFYTTDTMESARPYYIKSWSPILHAAALWLNTKGFDLNQMTVDNIPTPNNNCNSYNNNNNNNNNNNNNNNNNNNNDNNNPSDNNINNSKSNTSIEHFHLLFGICMEALCSSRSSESPQNIKICLSALFTLLDSMWVRKILTADISLPIELCNVLHRLLLTQDNCIIQMMTMEVLKQIVKAVEENLEEKKLIELKKLVPANSEAINREELELLGEGGETGELKPGKSFIFAVLEICLCVLVRQLPALNPNPEGTTAILLQKSYVASEENGKLITLTLSIMETLPSLCSPQGALSILPTLLYLATGIIRETGVRVDNQNTRTASEASVHASLHCLKSFITNKYSTYTGSQKQWMELLQSALAKIIDLAKSGNDETKMDEVTMMLGIAVFVLHAVPEVVSAPNIQFPCINHFRQAIQSTNTLVRLKCVQTLKTIFIHPEKSISTPYIHTLAPRLVEYLYSDQSKQVENDLELSFTIECISTIEALITLADSKTRIQMLTLLVPILINYLLEEDKLLQGNQWQISLHQQSFQWLNKIGPKYPQEFKTLMSQSTELKTKLENAVHLSHQQAQRHSKQPETIKPLFTKIVTPSIKLKTDFSNFN encoded by the exons ATGATGGAGTTGAGTCATAGTTTAACATTAAATGAGGATGCATTAAATCAAATTCCTGAAGCCAAACGACCAGTCTTTGTATTTGAATGGTTACGATTTTTAGATAAAGTTTTAGTCGCCGCacaaaaa aatgacATCAAAGGTTGTCAACAAAAATTAGTCGAACAATTAAGCAGACATATGCAAAGTGCACCAGGTCCACCAACACGAAGACTAATAGCTCGATGTCTTGCAACATTGTTTAGTGTTGGAGATACATTTCTGCTATTTGACACCGTAAACAAATGTAAtgacatcttaaaaaataaagatgatTCTCCAAGTTTTCTTCCTACAAAATT agcTGCTATATGTTGTGTTGGAGCTATGTACGAAAAATTAGGACGTATGATGGGTAGATCGTATGAAGAAACAGTtcaaattcttataaaatcactACGATCAGCTGAATCTCAAGTAAGGATTGAAATAATGCATACATTAGAAAAAGTATGTGCTGGTATGGGTTCAGCAATAATAAATGTGCATAAAGAAATATCTAAAGTGGCTCGAAGTTATCTAATAGACAGATCAATGGCTGTTAGATGTTCTGCCGCAAAATGTCTTTTGGAAATGCTAAATCACGCTCCGTTTCTTTATACTAATGAAATTGAGGCTATGGCAACATTATGCTTTCGAGCATTTGAAGGTTCTAATTATGAAGTACGGTGTTCTGTGGCTAAATTATTAGGTACTTTATGTGCAATGACACAGCTTCCAGCTCCAAAGCCAAAAAATCCAATGACTTCTCAAGCTAAAAATAGTAAATCGATATCACTTGaggaagttttaaatttattaatgggCGGATTTCCGCGAGGTGGAGTTGGATTTCTGAAAGGAACTGGAGAAATTATAAAAGGCAATTCAAGTGTTAATAAAGAAATTCGTGTTGGCGTGACACATGCTTACGTTATTTTCGTACAAATATTAGGCGGAACATGGTTGGAAAGAAATATTGGAGTATTTGTTGTACATGTCCTTGATCTTGTAGCAAATTCAAAAGCTGCAAATTCTCATATAGATGCTGTTTATTGTAGAAAGTGTATCAATTTTATTCTTCGAGGTACTGTCGGAAAACTTTTAGGAGAAGGAGCTCAAGCAGCAGCGTGTAAAGAAATAGctcatattattttaaaggAAATGAACTCTATTGATTTTAATCCGGAAAACGCTAAAGACTTTAATCAAGAAACACTCTACAGTCAACATTTATTGGTTTGTGCATTACAAGAAATAGGTAATTTAATCCTCAGTCTTGGAACAACGGCATCAAATTTAATCACAGATCAATCTCTGTGTCTTATTGATACAATAATGGCAGTGTTAGTCCATCCATGTCTAGCAGCACGATTAGCAGCCTCATGGTGTCTTCGTTGTATTTGTGTTGCTGTACCAAGTCAAATTACACCGTTGATTGATAAATGCATTGACGGTATTGAAAATATGAGAAGTTCACCGGAGGCTATTGCTGGATACAGTAGTGCTCTTGCTGCAGTATTAGGTAGTGTGAGATTATCTCCATTAGGAGTACCTCATACTAaaggaaaaattatattcaacaCTGCTGAAGAGTTATTAAGATGTGCTGCTCAAAATAGCCGATTATCTCTTAATAGAACTCAAGCTGGTTGGTTATTGATTGGAGCTATTATGACTTTAGGCACTGCTGTTGTTAAAGGCTTACTACCAAGGATGCTTTTATTATGGCGAAATGTTTTTCCGAGATCTGCTAAGGAATTGGAAAGTGAGAAAGCTCGAGGAGATGAGTTTACTTGGCATGTTACTTTGGAAGGTCGTGCAGGTGCACTTTCAGCTATGTACAGTTTTTTATTACACTGTCCTGAACTAGTAAATGATGATATTATTCGTAGACTACTTACACCAATAGAATCTGCACTTGCAATGCTTATTAACATTTCAccagttataaaaaattatagtcaACTAAAAGTACCATCAGCAATGGTTCGTCTTCGATTATATGAAACATTATTACTCTTACCACCCCAAACCTTTGAGGGTTCATACACTCATTTACTTAGAATGTTGGTTTCCGAATTTACATTAGCAGAAAATTCAGGAAACACTACAACATCACTACTACGGATCGTGTGTCATGCCAGCGATTCTGTAATTTTAGGAACTTGGCTTCAAGAAACAGAACATCGTACCATTGAAGATCag ttacagCCTAACAGCGCTGCCGGTTCTGGAGCTCTCGAACACAATATATGTTCTTTATATCGGCCTGTATCACCT AATGAAACAATTCCTGGGCCACTTCCACTTGGCGTTGCAGTGATTGATTCATCAGTATCATTATTTGGCCAAATATTTCCTCGAGTTGCTAATAAGCATCGTTTACAAATGTTAGATCATTTTGGAGAATGTATCAAGCATGCTAAATCTAGCCGCCAAGAAGCTATACAAATGAATGTATTTACAGCAGTGTTAAGTGGTTTGAAAGGGCTTAACGAAACAAAAACTGGATTTGGACAAGAAGATGTCAAGAAATCAGcaacaaatttaattgtcGGTACACTCGTTagcaataattcaattttacgATGGGCGGCTGGGGAAGCCGTTGGACGTATGGCTCAAGTAATTTCAGACCCAAAATACACAGCAAAATTAGCTCAAATGAGTTTCGATCGTTTAAAATCTGCCCGAGATGTTGTTACTAGAACTGGCCACTCCTTAGCATTAGGTTGCTTACATAGATACGTAGGAGGAATGGGATCAAGTCAACATCTAAATACTAGTGTTAGTATTCTTCTCGCTCTTGCTCAAGATAATACATCTCCAGTAGTCCAGGTATGGGCTTTACACGCTTTAGCACTTATTGCAGACTCTGGAGGCCCAATGTTTCGCGGTTATGTTGAGCCTACTTTGTCTTTAATATTgatgttattattaaatgtgTCACATTCACATATCGATGTTCATCAATGCATTGGAAAAGTTTTGTCTGCTTTAATAACAACTATCGGGCCTGAACTTCAAGGCAATACATCATCTATTTGTACAGCTCGACAATCTTTTCTTTGTGCTTGTGCAATAATGCAAGATCATCAAGATCCTTTAGTTCAAGCAGAGGCAACTGGATGTCTTCAACAGTTGCACTTATTTGCCCCACGTCATGTAAATTTATCTTCTCTTGTGCCAACTTTATGCCGTACATTATCAAGCAATCATTTACTCCTTCGTAAAGCAGCAATATCGTGTTTGAGACAACTTGCTCAGCGAGAAGCTAAGGAAGTATGTGAACACGCGATGAGTTTAGCAAACGAAAGTAGAGATACAAATATTGTTGAAGGTTTAACAATAACCGAGACAGGTCTTCCGGGAGTTCTTTTTAGTTTACTAGACATTGAAACTGATAGTGGACTCATTAAAGATATACACGATATTTTAACAAGTATGCTACAAATGTTAGCGGCTAATAATCTCTCTCTTTGGATAGCTCTTTGCAAAGACGTACTTACAGTAGCATCAGAAGCTAGTACATGTGaagaaatatcaataatatctAATGAAGATAGCCTTGTAGGTAATGACAGTGCTGATGCAGAAGGTGATGATGACCAAGCGGAGTTTCATGCCGATGAATCTAAATTGCGCCCTAGTGTATCTCCAAGGTGGCCAACGCGTGTTTTTGCTGCTCAGTGTGTCCGTCGTATTATAACCActtgtataaataataataataaacaagcACATTTCGACTTATCAGTCGCTAAAGAATTTCAGCAAGTAAAAGGTCGAGGTGATTATCTAGTTTTACATCTATCTGATCTTGTACGAATGGCTTTTATTGCTGCAACAAGTGATTGTGATCCATTACGTTTGGAGGGATTGAAAACTCTtcaagaaattattgaaaagttTGCTAAAGTACCTGAACCTGAATTCCCGGGACATTTACTTCTAGAGCAATTTCAGGCGCAAGTAGGAGCTGCTTTAAGACCAGCATTTTCTCCAGAGACACCATCTCATGTAACCGCTGCCGCTTGTGAAGCTTGTAGTGCTTGGATAGGCAGTGGAGTAGCTCGGGATCTTAATGATCTTCGACGTGTTCACCAATTGCTTGTTTCATCATTAGAAAAACTACGTGATGGCCATACACGTCCGCAGTTATATAATGAAAGTCTTCTAACTTTAGAAAGATTGGCTATTCTTAAAGCATGGGCTGAAGTATATGTTGTAGCGATGATAAACAACGGTTCTACTCCAAATATACGTAATTCATCGTTAAGAAATATTAGTAAAACAGAAAATACAGATAATGATGATTTTGGtcaatttgaatttcaaaatgaGAGTCTCTTGAGTTTAGTACAACCTGAATTATTGAGTTTAAGTCAATATTGGCTTGCAGCATTACGTGATCATGCTTTACTCTTATTACCACCAGAATTTGCAAGTCAATTACCTCACGAAGGAGGTGCATTTTACACAACAGATACAATGGAATCTGCAAGGccttattatattaaatcatGGTCACCTATTCTTCATGCTGCTGCTTTGTGGTTAAATACAAAAGGATTTGATTTGAATCAAATGACGGTCGATAATATTCCAACGCCTAATAATAATTGCAACAGct acaacaacaacaacaacaacaacaataataataataataacaataataataataataacaatgacaataataatccttcagataataatattaataattccaaaTCAAATACTAGTATCGAACATTTTCATCTTCTTTTCGGTATTTGTATGGAAGCACTATGTAGTTCACGTTCTTCTGAGTCTccacaaaatataaaaatctgTCTCAGCGCCCTATTTACTTTATTAGACTCCATGTgggttagaaaaattttaactgccGATATTTCACTTCCTATTGAACTTTGTAATGTTCTTCATAGACTTTTATTGACGCAAGACAACTGTATAATTCAAATGATGACAATGGAAGTACTGAAACAAATTGTAAAGGCTGTTGAAGaaaatttagaagaaaaaaaattaatcgaattaaaaaaattggtgcCAGCTAATTCAGAAGCGATAAATCGTGAAGAATTAGAATTATTGGGCGAAGGAGGAGAAACAGGAGAATTGAAGCCAGGcaaatcattcatttttgCAGTTTTAGAAATTTGTCTTTGTGTTTTAGTTCGACAATTACCTGCTTTGAATCCTAATCCTGAAGGAACAACTGCTATTCTATTACAAAAAAGTTACGTTGCTTCTGAAGAAAATGGAAAACTTATTACTTTAACTCTCAGTATTATGGAAACTCTTCCATCTCTTTGCTCACCTCAAGGTGCTCTATCAATTCTTCCAACTCTTCTTTATTTAGCTACTGGTATTATACGAGAAACTGGAGTTCGAgttgataatcaaaataccagAACAGCATCGGAGGCATCTGTTCATGCTTCGTTACATtgtttgaagagtttcatcacaaataaatattcgacGTATACAGGAAGTCAAAAACAGTGGATGGAATTACTTCAAAGTGCTCTTGCTAAAATAATCGATTTAGCTAAATCAGGAAATGATGAGACAAAAATGGATGAAGTTACAATGATGCTTGGTATAGCTGTTTTTGTTCTTCATGCAGTACCAGAAGTTGTTAGCGCACCGAATATACAGTTTCCTTGCATCAATCATTTTAGACAAGCTATTCAGTCTACTAATACTCTG GTGAGGTTAAAATGTGTTCAGACAttgaaaacaatatttatacaTCCAGAAAAAAGTATTAGTACTCCTTATATCCATACTCTTGCACCCAGATtagttgaatatttatatagcGATCAGAGTAAACAAGTTGAAAATGATCTCGAATTGTCTTTTACTATAGAATGTATTAGTACTATTGAAGCTCTCATTACTCTTGCTGATTCTAAAACAc GTATTCAAATGCTGACTCTTCTTGTCccaatattgataaattatctGTTAGAAGAAGATAAATTACTACAAGGGAATCAATGGCAAATAAGTTTACATCAACAGAGTTTTCAATGGCTAAATAAGATTGGTCCAAAGTATCCTCAA gAATTCAAAACTTTGATGTCACAATCCACTGAGTTAAAGACTAAGTTAGAAAATGCAGTGCATTTAAGCCATCAACAAGCACAGAGACACTCAAAGCAACCAGAAACAATAAAACCATTGTTTACGAAAATAGTAACTCcatctataaaattaaaaactgatttttcaaattttaattaa